One window of Methanomassiliicoccales archaeon genomic DNA carries:
- the infB gene encoding translation initiation factor IF-2, which produces MTIRQPIVSVLGHVDHGKTSLLDYIRGTAVITHEAGRITQHIGATEVPLDHVYKVCAKLIGSKKFNVPGLLFIDTPGHHSFITLRARGGSLADIAILVIDINEGLKPQTVESINILRRFKTPFIIALNKIDLVDGWITHASSPFILSEKAQTEEAQAALSDKLYNIVGRLAEEGLSSERYDHIENFTKNIAIVPISAKNGEGVPDLLLVLVGLAQRFLEESLKTAEGPAKGTILEVKEEHGLGQTIDVILYDGELRQGDTIALGTKGKPLVTKVKAILKPKPLDEIRDPRDKFDRMKEISAAAGVKLLCQNLDGVVAGAPIRAIKGNQAEVLSEIAEETKINIEVADDGLMIKADALGSLEALAYECKRAAIPIRKYETGDISRRDITEVNAYNDPLHKVVLGFTVNMLPDAKEALLNHNAKVFTNDVVYGLIDDYQKWVEEEKRKAELAKRALVAFPGKIKILPNCVFRASKPAIVGVRVLAGRIRNNQKLISPDGKEIGRIRSLRTGEDVLKEAIAGQEIAIAIEGATVGRQMDVEDILYVDILESEIKNLQDYDLNVDEKEVLEQFLEIKRKTDPFWGM; this is translated from the coding sequence ATGACCATCCGTCAGCCCATAGTCAGCGTGCTGGGCCATGTGGACCATGGCAAGACTAGCCTGCTCGATTACATCCGGGGCACGGCGGTCATAACGCACGAGGCGGGGCGCATCACTCAGCACATCGGGGCGACGGAGGTCCCGTTGGACCACGTCTACAAGGTCTGCGCCAAGCTGATCGGCAGCAAGAAGTTCAACGTGCCCGGGCTGCTCTTCATCGACACCCCCGGGCATCATTCCTTCATCACCTTGCGCGCGCGCGGCGGCTCCCTGGCGGACATCGCCATCCTGGTCATCGACATCAACGAGGGGCTGAAGCCGCAGACCGTGGAATCCATCAACATACTGCGGCGCTTCAAGACGCCCTTCATCATCGCCCTCAACAAGATCGACCTGGTGGACGGCTGGATCACCCACGCCTCCTCCCCCTTCATCCTCTCGGAGAAGGCCCAGACCGAGGAGGCCCAGGCTGCGCTGAGCGATAAGCTCTACAACATAGTCGGCCGCCTGGCCGAAGAGGGGCTGTCCTCCGAACGTTACGATCACATCGAGAACTTCACCAAGAACATCGCCATCGTCCCCATCAGCGCCAAGAACGGTGAGGGCGTCCCGGACCTCTTACTTGTGCTGGTCGGCCTGGCCCAGCGCTTCCTCGAGGAATCGCTGAAGACCGCGGAAGGACCGGCCAAAGGCACCATACTGGAGGTCAAGGAGGAGCACGGGCTGGGGCAGACCATTGACGTAATCCTATACGACGGCGAGCTGCGGCAGGGGGACACCATCGCCCTGGGCACAAAGGGAAAACCGCTGGTCACCAAGGTGAAGGCCATACTGAAGCCCAAGCCCCTGGACGAGATACGCGACCCGCGGGACAAGTTCGACCGCATGAAGGAGATCTCCGCCGCCGCCGGAGTGAAACTGCTGTGCCAGAACCTGGACGGGGTCGTCGCCGGGGCACCCATCAGGGCCATCAAGGGCAATCAGGCCGAGGTGCTGTCTGAGATAGCCGAGGAGACCAAGATAAACATCGAGGTGGCCGACGACGGCCTGATGATAAAGGCCGACGCCCTCGGCTCGCTGGAAGCGCTGGCGTATGAGTGCAAGCGCGCCGCCATCCCCATCCGCAAGTACGAGACCGGGGACATCTCCCGGCGCGACATCACCGAGGTGAACGCCTACAACGACCCGCTGCACAAGGTCGTCCTGGGGTTCACCGTCAACATGCTCCCGGACGCCAAGGAGGCGCTCCTGAACCACAACGCCAAGGTCTTCACCAACGACGTGGTCTACGGCCTCATCGATGACTACCAGAAGTGGGTGGAGGAAGAGAAGCGCAAGGCGGAGCTGGCCAAGCGCGCCCTGGTGGCCTTCCCCGGCAAAATAAAGATCCTTCCCAACTGCGTCTTCCGGGCCAGCAAGCCAGCCATCGTCGGCGTGCGCGTGCTGGCCGGACGCATCCGCAACAACCAGAAGCTCATCTCTCCCGACGGCAAGGAGATCGGTCGCATACGCTCGCTGCGCACCGGCGAGGACGTCCTCAAAGAAGCGATAGCCGGCCAAGAGATCGCCATAGCCATCGAGGGCGCCACGGTCGGCCGCCAGATGGACGTGGAGGACATACTCTACGTGGACATCCTAGAATCGGAGATAAAGAACCTGCAGGACTACGACCTCAACGTCGACGAGAAGGAGGTCCTGGAGCAGTTTCTGGAGATCAAGCGCAAGACCGACCCGTTCTGGGGAATGTGA
- a CDS encoding aldehyde dehydrogenase family protein: MSRRTVIHKYNPANLEFVGEAEVTPSEEVPKIIDTARKAQAEWAALPLDKRKNILHQVQNALAKRTDEFVGLVSQETGKPAMEALATDVMNALSVGDFAVGRMEHIFRESTVDFGSLSTMMRYMGRSSHMIPRPLGVVGIIATWNYPLAIPYSQAMMALAAGNAVILKPSSHTPLTALRMGEMMLKTGIPEGLMQVIVGSGEEVGEALVRSNVDRLVFTGHPDVGHRIMTVAAQRLTPLTLELGGKDAFIVLKDADLRRAAKAACWGSFVNCGQTCVAVKRIYLHRSVEKKFTELFLEEVRALKQGYDPEDPSLTVGPLISEKAIKDMETQVARALEQGAKILIGGQRKPGEKGYFFEPTVITNAAQSSDIVQKETFGPIVVLLTFDSEEEVVRLNNDSLYALNGSVWTSDLEKGREIATRLRSGTITVNNVAYTYGLGATPWGGRGESGFGRTHGDNGFEEMIERQHVHLDRGKFSSEIWWPPYSEEGMEAMRDFTMLAFVGEKDRMLQRLLRARQFMKR; this comes from the coding sequence ATGAGTCGAAGGACGGTCATCCACAAGTACAACCCGGCCAACCTCGAGTTCGTGGGGGAGGCCGAGGTCACGCCTTCCGAGGAAGTGCCAAAGATCATTGACACTGCACGAAAGGCCCAGGCGGAATGGGCCGCCCTGCCGCTAGATAAGAGGAAGAACATCCTGCACCAGGTGCAGAACGCCCTGGCCAAACGGACCGACGAGTTCGTCGGGCTGGTCTCCCAGGAGACCGGCAAGCCGGCCATGGAAGCGCTGGCGACGGACGTCATGAACGCCCTCAGCGTGGGCGACTTCGCCGTGGGGCGCATGGAGCACATCTTCCGCGAGAGCACGGTGGACTTCGGCAGCCTCTCCACCATGATGCGCTACATGGGCCGCTCGTCCCACATGATACCGCGTCCGCTGGGGGTGGTGGGCATAATCGCCACCTGGAACTATCCCCTGGCCATACCCTATTCCCAGGCCATGATGGCTCTGGCCGCCGGGAACGCCGTGATACTGAAACCCTCATCGCACACGCCGCTCACGGCCCTACGCATGGGGGAGATGATGCTCAAGACGGGTATCCCGGAGGGGCTCATGCAGGTCATCGTCGGCTCCGGGGAAGAGGTCGGCGAGGCCCTGGTCAGGTCCAACGTCGACCGCCTGGTCTTCACCGGTCACCCGGACGTCGGCCACAGGATCATGACGGTGGCGGCGCAGCGCCTGACGCCCCTGACCCTCGAGCTGGGGGGCAAGGACGCCTTCATCGTGCTGAAGGACGCCGACCTGAGAAGGGCGGCCAAGGCCGCCTGCTGGGGCTCCTTCGTGAACTGCGGGCAGACCTGCGTGGCGGTGAAGCGCATCTACCTGCACCGTTCCGTCGAGAAGAAGTTCACCGAGCTCTTCCTGGAGGAGGTGCGCGCCCTCAAGCAGGGCTACGACCCAGAGGACCCCTCGCTCACCGTCGGTCCCCTCATCTCCGAGAAGGCGATCAAGGACATGGAGACACAAGTGGCCCGGGCCCTGGAGCAGGGGGCCAAGATCCTCATCGGAGGACAACGGAAGCCGGGGGAGAAGGGCTATTTCTTCGAGCCGACAGTGATAACTAACGCCGCGCAAAGCTCGGACATCGTGCAGAAAGAGACCTTCGGACCGATCGTCGTGCTGCTGACCTTCGACAGCGAGGAGGAGGTCGTGCGCCTCAACAATGACTCCCTCTACGCCCTCAACGGCAGCGTGTGGACCTCCGACCTGGAGAAGGGAAGGGAGATCGCCACCCGGCTGCGGTCCGGAACCATCACTGTCAATAATGTCGCCTACACCTATGGGCTCGGCGCGACGCCCTGGGGCGGCCGGGGGGAGAGCGGCTTCGGGCGCACCCACGGTGACAATGGCTTCGAGGAGATGATAGAACGCCAGCACGTGCACCTGGACCGGGGCAAATTCTCCTCGGAGATATGGTGGCCCCCGTACAGCGAAGAAGGCATGGAGGCCATGCGGGACTTCACCATGCTGGCCTTCGTCGGGGAGAAGGACCGCATGCTGCAGCGGTTGTTAAGGGCCCGCCAGTTCATGAAGCGCTGA
- a CDS encoding NAD(P)/FAD-dependent oxidoreductase has protein sequence MIVLGAGPAGAAAAFFLSHLSKGKLNVLSLEKLGPNYDRYHRMCGEAVSHKAFADLSPLTPGAVTFEISRTIEHWPGDIDIDTPSRGYILDRPAFLHQLLEKAGKEGCHLEQGSAVKITRDDGLHTVVTRNGQEYRSKWLVGADGWNSLVRRTFFTGGPRLLWAEQYVTEDRTERDAMHFYYDQRYQGGYRWVFPHEKGSRIGFTRGADPRPVFIERQGRPIPYDYHETVSGNACLVGDAAGQVNPLTFGGIRISMVAAKMAAASIVKGDLASYAKDWARSPYALSLYTKAFDALKGMDNASLQRSISPFRKGYGRMAGLRAMTLGKENRLLNRAYSKAAKWGW, from the coding sequence GTGATAGTGCTGGGGGCCGGTCCGGCGGGGGCCGCCGCCGCCTTCTTCCTTTCCCATCTCAGCAAAGGCAAGCTGAACGTGCTTTCCCTGGAGAAATTGGGCCCGAACTACGACCGCTACCACCGCATGTGCGGAGAGGCGGTGAGCCATAAGGCGTTCGCCGACCTTTCTCCGCTGACCCCGGGAGCGGTGACCTTCGAGATATCACGCACGATAGAGCACTGGCCGGGGGACATCGACATAGATACGCCCTCCCGAGGGTACATCCTGGACCGCCCGGCCTTCCTGCACCAGCTGCTGGAAAAAGCAGGCAAGGAGGGATGCCATCTGGAGCAGGGGTCGGCGGTGAAGATAACCCGGGACGACGGACTCCACACCGTGGTGACCCGGAACGGCCAGGAATACCGGTCCAAGTGGCTGGTCGGCGCCGACGGCTGGAACTCCCTGGTGCGGAGGACCTTCTTTACGGGCGGACCCCGCCTGCTGTGGGCGGAGCAGTACGTCACCGAGGATAGGACGGAGAGGGACGCCATGCACTTCTACTACGACCAGAGGTACCAGGGAGGGTATCGCTGGGTCTTCCCGCACGAGAAGGGGAGCCGGATCGGCTTCACCCGCGGTGCGGACCCTCGCCCGGTGTTCATCGAAAGGCAGGGCCGTCCCATCCCCTACGATTATCACGAGACGGTGAGCGGGAACGCCTGCCTGGTGGGCGACGCCGCCGGCCAGGTGAACCCCCTGACCTTCGGGGGCATCCGCATCAGCATGGTGGCGGCCAAGATGGCCGCGGCCTCCATCGTGAAAGGCGACCTGGCGTCATACGCCAAGGACTGGGCCAGATCGCCTTACGCGCTTTCACTTTACACCAAGGCCTTCGACGCCCTGAAGGGCATGGACAACGCCTCGCTGCAGCGCTCCATAAGCCCCTTCCGCAAAGGGTACGGGAGGATGGCCGGGCTGAGGGCCATGACCCTGGGAAAGGAGAACAGGTTATTGAACCGTGCCTACAGCAAGGCGGCGAAATGGGGCTGGTGA